The genomic DNA GCTGACGGAGCTGGGCATCCCCTGCCCGCGGCACCGGATCGTGGCGGACCCGGCGGACGTGGCGCGGTTCGCGCGCGAGGGCGGCGGCTTCCCGGTCGTGCTGAAGACGGTCCGCGGGGGGTACGACGGCAAGGGCGTGTGGGTCGTCCGTACGGAAGAGGACGCCGCGCCCCCCTTCCGCGCGGGGGTGCCGGTGCTGGCCGAGGAGCTGGTGGACTTCCGCCGCGAGCTGGCCGCGAACGTCGTCCGCTCGCCGAGCGGCCAGGCGGTCGCGTACCCGGTGGTGGAGTCGGTCCAGGTCGACGGCGTCTGCGACACGGTCATCGCCCCGGCGCCCGGGCTGGCGCCCGAGGACGCGGTGCGTACGCAGCAGCTCGCGCTGCGGATCGCGATGGAGCTGGACGTGGTGGGCCACCTCGCCGTGGAGCTGTTCGAGGCGGACGGGCCGGACGGCGAGCCTCGGATCCTCGTCAACGAGCTGGCCATGCGCCCGCACAACTCCGGCCACTGGACCCAGGACGGCGCCGTCACCTCGCAGTTCGCCAACCACGTACGCGCCGTGCTCGACCTGCCGCTGGGCGACCCGCGCCCGCGCGCCCCGTGGACGGTGATGGCGAACGTCCTCGGCGGCGACTACCCCGACATGTACCCGGCGTACCTGCACTGCATGGCGCGGGACCCGGGGCTGAAGATCCACATGTACGGCAAGGACGTGAAGCCCGGCCGCAAGGTCGGCCACGTCAACACCTACGGCGACGACCTGGCCGACGTGCGCGCCCGCGCCCGCCACGCCGCCGACTACCTGCGGGGGACGATCACGGAATGAGCAGCGTATGAGCGCGGAGAACAGCCCGCTGGTCGGCATCGTCATGGGCTCCGACTCCGACTGGCCGGTCATGGAGGCGGCGGCGCAGGCCCTCGGCGAGTTCGAGGTCCCGTACGAGGTCGACGTCGTCTCCGCACACCGGATGCCGCACGAGATGATCGCCTACGGCGAGCAGGCCGCGCCCCGCGGCCTGCGCACCCTCATCGCCGGCGCCGGCGGCGCCGCCCACCTCCCGGGCATGCTCGCCTCCGTCACGCCCCTGCCGGTCATCGGCGTCCCGGTCCCGCTGAAGTACCTCGACGGCATGGACTCCCTGCTCTCCATCGTCCAGATGCCCGCGGGCGTGCCGGTCGCCACGGTCTCCGTGGCCGGCGCCCGCAACGCGGGCCTCCTGGCCGCCCGCATCCTGGCCGCCCACGACGAGGACCTCCGCACCCGGATGACGGCGTTCCAGGAGGACCTGAACCACCAGGCCCGGGAAAAGGGCGCCCGCCTCCGCCGCAAGACCACCCAGGCGGGCTGACCCGCGGCAGCGGCGGGGTGTCCACGGCTTGTTCGTGTCTGGTGGCCAGATTCGGGGCACTCCTACAATTATCGGCTCCAGCGCAACACGATCGGTGACATCGGGTGTCCGATCGGTCAATGCCGTGAACCCTCTGTGTGGCTGCGCAGGGGGACGCTAGGGTCTACGGGTCGATGTCGCTCGAGGGCCGTGGGGACCGTCATCTGGGGGTGACTGTGGCGCTTGAGGAACAGTCAGCGTGGTGCAAGAGCAGCTTCAGCGGGAGCGAATCCGAGTGCGTCGAGCTCGCCATAAGGGACGGTGCTGTGCTGGCACGTGACTCGAAGAACCGGACCGGGGCGGTTCTCGCCTTCACCCCCACCGCCTGGAGCGACTTTCTCGCGGCCGTCGTGTCTGGGGAGTTAGCCGGTTCATGACCGGCGA from Streptomyces sp. CMB-StM0423 includes the following:
- a CDS encoding 5-(carboxyamino)imidazole ribonucleotide synthase — translated: MIGGGQLARMTHQAGIPLGIRFKLLSGTRTDSAALVAGDTVVGDYRDLDTLREFARGCDVITFDHEHVPTEHLRALQAEGVAVRPGPDALVYAQDKGAMRARLTELGIPCPRHRIVADPADVARFAREGGGFPVVLKTVRGGYDGKGVWVVRTEEDAAPPFRAGVPVLAEELVDFRRELAANVVRSPSGQAVAYPVVESVQVDGVCDTVIAPAPGLAPEDAVRTQQLALRIAMELDVVGHLAVELFEADGPDGEPRILVNELAMRPHNSGHWTQDGAVTSQFANHVRAVLDLPLGDPRPRAPWTVMANVLGGDYPDMYPAYLHCMARDPGLKIHMYGKDVKPGRKVGHVNTYGDDLADVRARARHAADYLRGTITE
- the purE gene encoding 5-(carboxyamino)imidazole ribonucleotide mutase; protein product: MSAENSPLVGIVMGSDSDWPVMEAAAQALGEFEVPYEVDVVSAHRMPHEMIAYGEQAAPRGLRTLIAGAGGAAHLPGMLASVTPLPVIGVPVPLKYLDGMDSLLSIVQMPAGVPVATVSVAGARNAGLLAARILAAHDEDLRTRMTAFQEDLNHQAREKGARLRRKTTQAG
- a CDS encoding DUF397 domain-containing protein — translated: MSLEGRGDRHLGVTVALEEQSAWCKSSFSGSESECVELAIRDGAVLARDSKNRTGAVLAFTPTAWSDFLAAVVSGELAGS